From the genome of Streptomyces sp. NBC_01116, one region includes:
- a CDS encoding polysaccharide deacetylase family protein, with protein sequence MGKHKGRAWHSRLLAAALGVTALAAATSVWTAQADTTGGRPAVSVASPDERDRPVDKVAVDIAHASDRGARGVNITIDDGPDPVWTPQVLRLLKDEGVKATFCMVGTQARAYPDLVKQVVADGHRLCNHTVSHDTAMDTKPEAYQSQQILDAERMITKASGGVRSQYYRAPGGAFTPYSRQLAASHGMRPLGWNVDTKDFEHPGADTMVATVKREVSNGPTVLFHDAGGERSQTLAALREVLPWLKEQGYSFGYPVR encoded by the coding sequence ATGGGCAAGCACAAGGGAAGGGCATGGCACAGCCGGCTCCTCGCGGCGGCGCTCGGCGTGACGGCGCTGGCCGCCGCCACCTCGGTGTGGACCGCCCAGGCCGACACCACCGGGGGGCGTCCGGCGGTGAGCGTCGCCTCGCCGGACGAGCGCGACCGGCCCGTGGACAAGGTGGCGGTGGACATCGCCCACGCCTCGGACCGCGGGGCCCGGGGCGTCAACATCACCATCGACGACGGACCGGACCCGGTCTGGACACCGCAGGTGCTGCGCCTGCTGAAGGACGAAGGCGTGAAGGCCACGTTCTGCATGGTGGGCACCCAGGCCCGGGCCTACCCGGACCTGGTCAAGCAGGTCGTGGCGGACGGCCACCGGCTGTGCAACCACACCGTCTCGCACGACACCGCCATGGACACCAAGCCCGAGGCCTACCAGTCCCAGCAGATCCTGGACGCCGAACGCATGATCACCAAGGCGTCCGGCGGCGTCCGCTCCCAGTACTACCGGGCCCCGGGCGGCGCGTTCACCCCGTACAGCAGGCAGCTCGCCGCGTCCCACGGGATGCGGCCGCTGGGCTGGAACGTCGATACCAAGGACTTCGAGCACCCCGGCGCGGACACCATGGTCGCCACCGTCAAGCGCGAGGTCTCCAACGGCCCGACCGTCCTCTTCCACGACGCGGGCGGGGAGCGCTCGCAGACGTTGGCCGCGCTGCGCGAGGTGCTGCCCTGGCTGAAGGAGCAGGGCTACTCCTTCGGATACCCCGTGCGCTGA
- a CDS encoding SDR family NAD(P)-dependent oxidoreductase, with translation MPARFTDKAVLVTGAGSGIGRAVALAFAAEGASVVVAGRTAAPLDETVALIRKEGGSAVAIPADVTRSEDVRVLVRRTVEHFGSLDVAVNNAGVFRGGTTVTDLPEEDWRTQLDINVTGVFLSLQAEIARMRDQPTGGAIVNIASNLGAHTRIPGAAGYLATKAAVAALTRAAALDHIADGIRVNAVSPGATATTMSLHPGETEAGRAARMKDESPLGRVSSTAEVATAVLYLASPDAASVVGSDLVIDGGASA, from the coding sequence ATGCCCGCACGCTTCACCGACAAAGCCGTTCTCGTCACGGGAGCGGGATCCGGCATCGGCCGGGCCGTCGCGCTCGCCTTCGCCGCCGAAGGGGCCTCGGTGGTCGTGGCCGGACGTACCGCCGCACCGCTCGACGAGACGGTCGCCCTCATCCGGAAGGAGGGCGGCTCGGCGGTCGCGATCCCCGCGGACGTGACCCGCTCCGAGGACGTCAGGGTGCTGGTCCGCCGCACCGTCGAACACTTCGGGAGCCTCGACGTCGCCGTCAACAACGCGGGCGTCTTCCGCGGCGGCACCACCGTCACCGACCTCCCCGAGGAGGACTGGCGCACCCAGCTCGACATCAACGTCACCGGGGTCTTCCTCAGCCTCCAGGCCGAGATCGCCCGGATGCGCGACCAGCCCACCGGCGGCGCGATCGTCAACATCGCCTCCAACCTCGGCGCGCACACCCGTATCCCGGGCGCGGCCGGCTACCTCGCCACCAAGGCGGCCGTCGCCGCCCTGACCCGGGCCGCCGCCCTGGACCACATCGCCGACGGGATACGCGTCAACGCCGTCAGCCCCGGCGCGACCGCCACCACCATGTCGCTGCATCCGGGCGAGACCGAAGCCGGCCGCGCCGCCCGGATGAAGGACGAGTCGCCGCTGGGGCGGGTCTCCTCCACCGCCGAGGTCGCGACCGCCGTGCTGTATCTGGCCTCGCCGGACGCCGCTTCGGTGGTCGGCAGCGACCTGGTCATCGACGGCGGCGCCTCCGCCTGA
- a CDS encoding MFS transporter encodes MAGQQSWSTTTERAASAAPGHAPGPAPGPAFILLGVVQMSLVFTLTSLVVPLPRIGDAFSLDRSDLILLSSAYGLAFSGLLLFGGRVADRFGGRRALTAGLFVFTAASLAALLAPGAGTLLAARFAQGAGAALAAPAAMAVLRASFPRPEAYGRAMATWGGLSVIGATAGHLISGVISALASWRLALAVPVVVAALALVLAPRLLPATPAGAGRSLDLPGALLSTAGITLASYGLVLTEARPWGSAAVLVPLIAGAALFTAFLVVERRLRDPLLPLGFLRDRRRALGLAAIGLTAAGTATTFTLLSLHLQQDRGWSALATSAGFVPFAVALLVSGRTAGPLIARYGAPAVTAAGLAVASAGLALIALTGLAPHHPYAYGLLPGLLLLPAGAAAGFAAASVLATDGVEPRRTGLAGGVMNTAMELGPTFVLAALLTLGSDSTSLAATAVLLAVAAFISLRTE; translated from the coding sequence ATGGCCGGCCAGCAGAGCTGGAGCACCACGACCGAAAGAGCCGCCTCGGCAGCACCCGGGCACGCCCCCGGACCTGCCCCCGGACCCGCCTTCATCCTGCTCGGCGTCGTCCAGATGTCGCTGGTCTTCACGCTCACCTCGCTCGTCGTGCCGCTGCCCCGGATAGGCGACGCGTTCTCGCTCGACCGGAGCGACCTGATCCTCCTCAGCTCCGCCTACGGCCTGGCCTTCTCCGGGCTCCTCCTCTTCGGCGGTCGCGTCGCGGACCGTTTCGGCGGGCGTCGCGCCCTCACCGCCGGGCTGTTCGTCTTCACCGCCGCGTCCCTCGCCGCCCTGCTCGCCCCGGGCGCGGGGACCCTGCTCGCCGCCCGCTTCGCGCAGGGCGCCGGCGCCGCCCTCGCCGCGCCCGCCGCCATGGCCGTACTGCGCGCGTCCTTCCCCCGACCCGAGGCGTACGGGCGGGCGATGGCCACCTGGGGCGGGCTCTCGGTCATCGGCGCCACAGCGGGGCACCTGATCTCCGGGGTCATCTCGGCGCTCGCGTCCTGGCGCCTCGCCCTGGCCGTACCGGTCGTGGTGGCCGCCCTCGCCCTCGTCCTCGCGCCGCGGCTGCTGCCGGCGACCCCGGCCGGTGCGGGCCGTTCCCTGGACCTGCCGGGCGCGCTGCTCTCGACCGCCGGGATCACCCTGGCCAGCTACGGCCTCGTCCTCACCGAGGCCCGCCCCTGGGGATCGGCGGCCGTCCTCGTTCCGCTCATCGCCGGGGCCGCACTGTTCACGGCCTTCCTGGTCGTCGAGCGCCGGCTGCGCGACCCGCTGCTGCCCCTCGGATTCCTCCGCGACCGTCGCCGGGCCCTCGGGCTCGCCGCCATCGGGCTGACGGCCGCCGGGACCGCCACCACGTTCACCCTGCTCTCGCTCCACCTCCAGCAGGACCGCGGCTGGTCGGCGCTGGCGACCTCCGCCGGCTTCGTCCCCTTCGCGGTGGCGCTGCTCGTCTCCGGCCGTACGGCGGGCCCGCTCATCGCCCGGTACGGGGCGCCCGCCGTGACCGCCGCCGGGCTGGCGGTGGCCTCGGCGGGCCTCGCGCTCATCGCGCTCACGGGCCTGGCGCCGCACCACCCCTACGCCTACGGGCTCCTCCCCGGTCTGCTCCTGCTGCCGGCCGGCGCTGCCGCCGGCTTCGCGGCGGCCTCCGTCCTCGCGACGGACGGGGTGGAGCCGCGACGGACCGGGCTCGCGGGCGGCGTCATGAACACCGCGATGGAGCTGGGCCCGACCTTCGTCCTCGCCGCCCTGCTCACGCTCGGTTCCGACAGCACCTCACTCGCGGCGACGGCGGTCCTCCTCGCCGTCGCCGCGTTCATCAGCCTCCGTACCGAGTAG
- a CDS encoding TetR/AcrR family transcriptional regulator has protein sequence MARTKEFDPEAALQSALQLFWQRGYEATSMADLVEHLGIGRASIYATFGNKHELYLKALDRYSENSDSDLLRELSQPGSALPAVRTAVRRFAAEANADDLRARGCFITNTAAELGPHDPAAARRVEASWDHIETLLHSALTRAQAQGELPADRDPQALARMLLVLMQGLRVVGKATKEPGRVRDAAEQALSLLD, from the coding sequence GTGGCCAGAACCAAGGAATTCGACCCGGAAGCCGCACTCCAGTCAGCGCTCCAGCTGTTCTGGCAGCGCGGCTACGAGGCGACCTCGATGGCGGACCTCGTCGAGCACCTCGGCATTGGACGCGCCAGCATCTACGCCACCTTCGGCAACAAGCACGAGCTGTACCTGAAGGCGCTGGACCGCTACAGCGAGAACAGCGACTCGGACCTGCTGCGCGAACTCTCCCAGCCGGGCTCCGCACTGCCCGCCGTGCGGACGGCGGTGCGGCGGTTCGCGGCCGAGGCGAACGCCGACGACCTGCGCGCCAGAGGCTGTTTCATCACCAACACAGCCGCCGAACTGGGCCCGCACGACCCGGCGGCGGCCCGCCGGGTCGAGGCGAGCTGGGACCACATCGAGACGCTGCTGCACTCGGCGCTGACCCGGGCCCAGGCGCAGGGCGAGCTGCCCGCGGACCGTGATCCGCAGGCACTCGCACGGATGCTCCTGGTGCTGATGCAGGGCCTGCGGGTCGTCGGCAAGGCGACGAAGGAACCCGGCCGCGTGCGGGACGCCGCCGAGCAGGCATTGAGCCTGCTCGACTGA
- a CDS encoding TetR family transcriptional regulator C-terminal domain-containing protein, with translation MPALRRRGSCSGEVPDDTDQALAALELHSLTEGLALQLGSDPDAAASRAALTLVTARVQAVFPGRCRQYE, from the coding sequence GTGCCCGCCCTCCGAAGGAGGGGGAGTTGCTCCGGCGAGGTCCCGGACGATACCGATCAGGCCCTCGCCGCCCTTGAACTCCACTCCCTGACGGAGGGTCTGGCCCTGCAACTCGGATCCGACCCCGACGCCGCCGCCTCCCGCGCCGCCCTCACCCTCGTCACCGCACGCGTCCAGGCCGTCTTTCCGGGGCGTTGCCGCCAGTACGAGTAG
- a CDS encoding DUF6193 family natural product biosynthesis protein, producing MSRCTRWPRTHDVGTVYPLAEGGYRVRRESDRTLLGEVDSVEAAYELVAARLPDGCGPAIDGASDDL from the coding sequence CTGAGCCGGTGCACCCGGTGGCCGCGGACACATGACGTCGGTACGGTCTATCCGCTGGCCGAAGGCGGCTACCGCGTGCGCCGGGAGTCGGACAGAACCCTTCTCGGCGAGGTCGACTCGGTGGAGGCGGCCTACGAGTTGGTCGCCGCCCGTCTTCCGGACGGCTGCGGGCCCGCGATCGACGGAGCCTCTGACGACCTGTGA
- a CDS encoding DUF6193 family natural product biosynthesis protein, producing the protein MTHVDEESAVRSLSAAEIVAAAWSAVLSYGPDLIDPAVPRTACAHPPLRCLHPLVSHGVLVSEPVHPVAADT; encoded by the coding sequence GTGACCCACGTGGACGAGGAGAGCGCGGTGCGCTCCCTGAGCGCTGCTGAGATCGTGGCTGCGGCGTGGTCCGCTGTGCTGTCCTACGGGCCCGATCTCATCGATCCGGCTGTGCCCCGAACCGCCTGCGCCCACCCGCCCTTGCGGTGCCTCCACCCCCTGGTGAGCCACGGCGTCCTGGTATCTGAGCCGGTGCACCCGGTGGCCGCGGACACATGA